Genomic segment of Heterodontus francisci isolate sHetFra1 chromosome 26, sHetFra1.hap1, whole genome shotgun sequence:
GTCAAACCCTTCAATAGGTCAACTTTTAGCCTCATCGgctccagtggaaatagttccAGTATCTAGTGTATTGCATCGTAACCAGTTTTTCATCCTGGTGAATATAGTTTCTCAGTACTATGGTTttaatatcctttctgtaatgaagtgctcAACTTCTACAGTGTGTTCTAATTATTGCACTGTACAAATATTACATAAATGTTGTACTCTACCATTAGTCTTGATGGTATGCTCTGATGAGGGTTGAAGAGAGAGGAATCTCACAGCCAACCCAAATATCACTCCTCCCCAAACATGTACAATTCCAGCAGAGGGTGCCAGATAGCAATCAGGATTGAAAACTCTGGCTGATTTTCTCCTCCCTATTCCAGGCACACCAAGGTTTATTTGTAAATCCTCAGCACTGCTCTCGAATCAAATCTGCCATCTACTGGATGTGTAAAGCTCAGTTGAGCCTGTGAGGAACACAAAGACTAAATAAATGGCTGTAATATTTGCCTATATCCCTTTCCAGTGAGATTTTAAGAGTTTAGTTTCAAGAATTAGTGTAATGCCAGAATTTATGGAAATAAATATGAGACAAGAGGCCTTACATCTTTACTAGCTCTTCAATGGGACTATACTAATCCAAATTCTGTATCCTTTCATATTCCTTTTCAAATAGTTACTCAATTCTCTTTACTGATGCCACAATCTCTACCAAAGCCACTAGTAAAGCATTTCATGTAGTAATCTTTAGAAAAATCCCAACTTCTGCTTTAAATTTTCCTTCTCATTACTAACTCAACGAATACAATCAAACTTCTTGACCCTCTCAAAACTGGCAATAATTTGAAGACTTTCTTTTGATTCCCTCTTAGGCTTAAATTCTCTCACCCTTTGTTTACTTGTTCCATGCAAGCATTAATTCATTAAGTTGTAAATTGAGTAAGACATAATGATTTTAGGAAAGCAGCCACGAGAAAGGTTTCACGAAGCAGAATTTTGCAGTTAAGTTAAAATAGACCGAGACTTAGAACTTCAGCTATATAAAATTGATCACTTCGACAAGAGTAGTTTGACTGGTTTCTCTTGCAAGTCTCAATCTGTGTTTCTTCAAGTATTTTTCTAAATCATGATGTGATAGTTATTTTCCATTCCTTGCTTCAGTATGAGGAACCTGTGCTCCTTTTACTTGAAGGGAAACATAGTTGTTGTGTGCAGAAGAGATTCTGCTCTATCTATTAAAAAAAAGCCAGTTTTTAATTCTACAAACTTGATCGATATAAATGATGCAAGTCCCTATTCAGACTGTGTAAACCTTATGAAAGCTTCTTGACATACGGCAGATAAAAATGCTGACTGGACAAGCTATGTTAGTGTTTTAAAATTTTAAGGActcaaattgtggaaatggattcatttggaagtctgAAGAAGTGCTGGACTTTCTTTTCTCATTGGAATCATTGAAAGGACATTTGACTgtgaaaacaattactggaagaatcaaggagttgtTAAAAGCAAcctttactggagatcacctgccttaagataaacAAACAACAGGAACCATGGGAAAtgcttacagagaagccacatgtcaaattttatgaaggtcaggaggttgactttttgTTTgacgtttggatattgttttcagttcaattggggtgtgaactgtttaagACAGTTGAAGATCAGCCTACCAAGGAAAAAACACCCAACTCATCTCCTAACTCCTGTCACTGAAAAAACCCTGCATATTCAGTGTGATAACCgaaacccttgatgccacatttctcctgagaagcaggAAAgaagctgcctgaaaagaactgctccagaaaagatcccagtgatccgtctacatgtactcagacaccagaccaaaaagggacaactgacatatttccatattttttttctccaagaattagcaagtatttggccaagttTTTTTTCTAAGagttctgcagagagaatttcttttttttttttccagTGTGCGCGTGAGGGATTTAaaagaggaactttcatatttcaatgtgtgtaaTGCTTTGTttagttactggataagtcttgtttttaataataaactgataattttgtttatttcaGAAACctgctggtgtattttattctggaataaggaGTAGAGTATATGACCGTATcggcaactgggtaaacatttttaaaatatatgttgggacatgtggagaagtgggactagaaaagacagtccaCTCCTCCCTTCGGTCGTAACAGCTAATATTACAAGATACTTTTCTTGGAAAAGAATTGCCCATTACACTTAAGTCTTGATTTTAATTAAAAGCAGCTTtttcttcaaacttttcccctgccCATAAACTTCAGCAACTTGTTACATACCAGCTGAGGCAAAACCTTCTCAAAATGGTCAATGTCTCCTGTCTTGGAGTCTTCATCAGATGCCTGCCTGGCTGTTCGTGCTGCTGCCTCTGGATGTAATACAATTATGGAAGCAGGTTTCATATTGAAATAAGTGTGTAGCAAAGACATTACTCAACACAACAGACTTTAGAACTTTGATGCCACCAGCATCAGCACAAGTGCTTCCAGGAAACTCCCTCTACTCTGCTGCTGAATGAGATTTCAAATTAGTATTGATTTATGAAGAGCCATAAGCTATGGGCTACAGGATCAAACTTCCatcagcaatttgcatttatagaaCACCTTTATTGTAGAAAAagttcaaggcacttcacaggaaagtAAATCAGACCAATATTGACGCAAAGCCAAAAGGAGATACGGTAGGTGACTCAAAGCTTGGTGTAAGATACAAGTATTAAAAACAGCagtttaggggtgggtgataaatgttggtcttgccagtgacacccatatcccataaacaaatttttttaaaaattgaggttttgagaagaaaTTGCAGACCTTGAGGCCTAAATGGATGAAGGCATGACCAAATTCCAAGCCATTGGCTAAGGAatgtttaattgaaggacatttcaGTTCCTCTAGGACTGGTTATCTGATCGTGAGTTAgtgaggggttgaggagctgggtaTTATCAGAGTACGTGTGGAACCTCATCCCGGCGGAGGATGATGGCATTCTTTCAGGAGATATCCCATCAGGTAAAGGCTGGATTTAAGCAAAAGGTTCCAGAAGTGATGGGTGTTTAACTAAAGTTATATTTGAATGTGAATTAATAAATATAGAATTAGCATTCTATACTTGCACAATATGCAGTAGATTATATCTAAATTCCACAATGAAAACAGGTTACAAAAGACAGCAAATTGAGTAATAACAAGCTCAGATTTTTCACCTGCACCAGCTGAGAGGCAACTGAAGCAGAATCTGCCCTCTcctacaccaccccccacccctccggtTAACTGGCTAAACCTCCTGCAGTTAATTTCAAACCTGGATAATTTGGTTTCCTTggtttctgtctgtctgttttactggccTGTAGCTTAGTTTAACTGGTCCTATAGGGTTTTAGCATGTTCATTTGGGTTGAATAGCTTgtttgtgctgtacattctatgtaaacaCATCTTAATGTACTGAACACAAAGTCCAGTACATTCCACAATCCCACCATAATGTATTGCACACAGAGTCCACCATAATATTTGTCTTAAATGCTTACCAACAACAAATATTTTTAGCATTTCAGACATAATGACGACAGCATCACTGCTGACTGCAAGTAAACAGAAAATACAAGATTAAGTACTTGATGTCCAAGTttctttttaaaaatctaatttCTCATGATTATGAACCAGCAAATAAGTTAACTACTATTTGCTATCTATAGACGGGATCATTTGCAGTGAGTGGAGTCTATCTCTGACAGTAGAACAACTTGTTTCTTCATATTGACATTGGAATTCCAGTATCATTTGCTATAAATGGACTATTGTGAGAAATGTGGCCCAAGGTTCACACTCCCTATTCTCCCTCTGTGTTGAAGTATCCAACATTTTCTCTGCAGTTATACAGCCATGGGAGATTTGAATGAGTTCTCATCCAACGATGTAGCTTTTATGGAATTTATTTTTCACTTGCACCTGCTCTCaccaggacttttttttttaacaattgaGCTCTAAGTGTGCTCAAAGAATGTGCAGCCTGCCATAGTTTTCACCatgggaggggaaagaagagataGCAAAGAGATTCCATCACTGATTTTTCTCGCATGTCAGCTGagatctctctcacactccctgtaCAAAAGTCAGAGCTTGAACTTTTCCCTACAATGCCACACAATACTATATTGGTGGACTTTAGCATCTTACCATTGACGAGTTACCCTATTATACTTGTAGGCTTAGCAAGTGGAAAAAAAATTAACTTTTTTGGTTATCCTACATATTCAAAACAGACTTCTTACCTTTGGTTTTCTGATCCTTAAAATAGAAGTACAGTAGTTTACTGATCAACTCCTGGAACAAAGCAAAGTATCATACTGAGCAGTGCTATGAGTATAGTTTCTCAAGTCAATAAAATCAAACCACACAATATAATGTTTACCCTAGTTACTTTTTCTAAAAAAAAGTGTGTTAATGAATTTCCATGCATCCCAAGATTCTCCTTCATTGGAAATTCCACATATCCAGCTTACTAGGATTCCAGGTTGGAATTTTCTTCCAGAAATGACTGGGCTTAAAGGCTGATTTGTAATGCAAGTCCAATGGAGATGGAAAACAATCAAGTCTGACTGGGAACATTTTGATCATGTTCATGCAGGCCAAATTAGCAAGTAGAACATTATAAAAGGCTATGAACTCCTGTTAATGATCAAACATCCCGATAAACCAAGCAGTCTGCTTGCTATATGGCATATAGTCTAACAATGTGAGGCACTGTATTTCCTAGTGGATTTGATGTAACTCGACAATTCTGCAACAAAGCACCCTGGTACACTTAACACCTCGAGCAAGCCCATGTATTCACATTTAGCACTACACAGCATAGGTTATTACAAGAAGTAAGGCACAAAACTTCAAAATGCTGCACAACAAAGTGACTTTTAAAAAATCTACTA
This window contains:
- the cenpx gene encoding centromere protein X; this translates as MEQEGAKFKKELISKLLYFYFKDQKTKVSSDAVVIMSEMLKIFVVEAAARTARQASDEDSKTGDIDHFEKVLPQLLLDF